The genome window ctgacggggagaccagtcctgcccacatgctgccccctggagccctcagccccacctgccctggggccaggaccgggcttaggtgggtccttctggcagtcctctccaagaagcccaggtcctggggtggaggggggactcAGGAGGGGGGTGGCTGGTGCTGAGAGGTCCGGGCTCACtgggggctctctcctccctaaagctcaccatcctgcccccctgAGCCCTGATGGATCACTCACGTCCACATGATGTTCCTGTTGTTTCTCTAAGGCTTCGTACAGGATCAGTCCGAGCGGCGGGATCATGCCCTGTGCcaccggggtggggaggtgatgagtccccacCTGCCGCAGGGGTGcccacagagcctcccctgaaccccacacccgcagcccccagctcccttggaccacccacCCTGTGcggcctccctccttcccttccacctGCTCTCCCCTCCTGGTCCCTCCCAGGGTTGGCTTTTGGCCAGTCCCAGGTCCTGTGgtccctgctcctgtcctccaacttccccctgtacccagctgctctcgccctcctcctggtcaccccagagCTGGCAGTTCAGAGCTTGTGGGAccaggagcaggtgcagggtcACCCCACCGCCCCGACCCTGGCCACGCCACGCTCACCTGCGTCTTCATATCCTGGGATGCCCTGGGGGACGGCGGCCATCGCCTCAACATGGCCCTCGCCTCCTGCAAGGTGCACGACGctcaggtgctcatgctcccctcccacgtggcctcccacagccagaccgtggtggatggatggctcgcccgagccccctggcacctacgctgtccccacctccagcaggctctcagcctagagcgaccccagctccaacacacacaaactcatggGGGTCCTTGGGCCACGGCCGccgccctgagagggtcaggggaggtccctctgcctcccagggtgccctgagccctcactgTCACCCggctatcagcacggctcccctccCATGACCAGGGGGGGTGCACAAAGCTGAAGCGCGTCTTgggctccctggaccctgctcaccagGGAGGCCCACACCCCAGGGTGACGGCAaccctccatgtgcacatgaggagcccgaggccacagagggTCCGTGACAGGCTCAGAGGACCCAGGGGACAAGCCGACGTTGCTCAGCCACGGGCCCCAACCCTGCTGCCGACGCCACGCCATCCCCAGCCCTGACCGGGGGTCTGTcccctgggtcctcactggatgccaggcccacagtcaagtggagccagggagggagacagacgaggCCCTCATAGGCCTGGGGGACCCTACTTTCCCCATCAGCTTCCCCGTCTCACCCCGCACTCCTCGAGTCTTCCCCAAAGCTTTGCCACAGCgcggcagaggacttgccccaaggacccctcccttccagacctccagCCCCCATTTACCTTGAGGAGCTGCTTCCCTTTAAGCCCCTTGTtcctctttttaagttttttgtagaTCCAGGAGCTCTTCctatggggaggggagaggaggagggacgcatgtggccagcaggcggagagtcccggggccgaccccttttcctggagatcctagaaggcccactagcccgcaggaggctttccaccatgGCCCTGAGCTCCGGGGAATCCGTGGCCTGTGGAGGGGCCTTCATGTTTccccccggggcctccattcccagttctcccaggggcgaatctgctttgggcaaggtcgctgtccttggggcagagacctcctgctgcagagcacaagctcaagatctccaatgggcttcaacccacacctaACATTGCAGGAAACTGATTCCTGCAGGGGtacccgtggcctaacccacaggggcccccaagagcccgccatccccgcccctaggctctgccgcctcccaggaagtcccagcccactgagggacactgcaaggtgtaggggtgtccctgtccactcaggtgccctggtcccagggacagggctacccaccaggaaacatgtGCCCAGGTGCTCTCCAGGCGACGTACAGGAGGGCGCTGCAGGGCGAAGATGATGGCACGGAAGGACTCGAAATTTCTGAGAGCCagacactcctgggagggaagacagagctgagagcgtggcctgcttctctgcttctgtccccccatgaactcctgtccttaaggagacagacacccagggagcccagcacacctggtacctggtgagcagccctcctgggtggaggactgtggctcaacccaaggaaggggccggGGATGGCTGTCCCTCCCCcggggcctgcgagtccaggtccgcacgcccctggcaggaggccccagggaccgtgcagggtAGACCGCAGGCACCCATCCTGAGAGCTGGCCAAGGAGGGGACCCCGGGGGCCGTCCCATGACAGACCTtggccacctggatccagaattccaccactcgggccctgtcctgggccatcCTGCTCGGGGCCCTCAGGCAGGAGGAGATGACCCAATGAAACGTGGTACCAAACTGCCTGATGACGTTAAGGATGTTGGGGGCCAGGAGCACAATGGCTTCCCTCAGTGGTTGTCTCTCTACGTAGACCTTGCATTCACCACATTCAACCCTACTGTACAGCTCCTGGGGATGATAAGAGgtgtcatccagctgtgcccctggtgcccctgttcccaggcagggtcactggtcagagctggggcccaggcagctggggacgtgctgtgagccttgtggccgtCCGGACTCCAGACcccgtccactgaggcgcccaggaccggatgcacaggGCCCCACAGTGATGGGGCACAGAGGGGCTTTGCTCACAGGGACCCTCACTCACGTCCTCCCTGAggcacaaggcagctcacgcctgcccagcctggggcatctgcctcccatgctgccaccccgtggatcccgctccccactcaggtgcagtcTCCCCtgaaacaactccacccagggcctttgttggtgtctgtgtctcccacgcagtcaggtccatggcaggggcctctgaagtgcGGAGGCCATAGGAGCCTGCCAGGCCAATGGCCCGAGtacctaaggccctggcagcacctccctgagcacccctcccctgccctgcccctccctgcccggccaggccctgcccaccttccctccgctCCTCCTccttggtctgcaaggatccctaagggccagccctactgtccccgtgtggtcagtgagggcttgggggtgaggagagtctctcagggcacatggtgagtccgtggggaagctgggacgtgggcccacatcacaggagtccacgtcaggggcgggcaggtctggggcagcccgtgacacagggaaggcccaccccCGACCCCGAGAGCCCGCTCCGCTCACCGCACAcatcagggtcagctgctcggccaccaggcgTGGGGCAAACGCCAGGATGGTCCGCACCCTCTCCCTCGGCAAATCCCGGGTGCTcacggcacaggggctggtgggctccaggaccacctctggctctgccaggccctgtgccattcctgcaggTGACACGGGCCCCGCACCCGAGGACTCAcggggctccagctcggggcctgagaccagtcctgggatgtcccaggggctcgCAGCACAGGGGCCGGTGGGCTCTGGACctggacctggctctgccacacctggtgccattccagcaagtgccctgggccccaggcccgagggctcatggggctccagctcagggcctggcccctgggctgaggccactgctgggacatcctccggctctgcaggggcggaagcaggtgacaccggccgtcgctccagcacaggggtctcagggagctcctggaccgGCTCAGGCGACGAAaccggccctccccgtgtctctggagccagctgcgtctgccgtggttctggagcaggacacagagaaagggtcaccgTGGGCCTGATTCCCCGCGCCTTAGGATCACAGGAGAGCcctcactgccttgaagggaaccccagtctggGAAGCCCACCCTACATGGTCctctggccgcagcccctcaccttccagctctgccaccgtgggccccaggtgctcctcctggaccaagtggtggaggacttggccctccagggtggatgaaagctggctggCATCGATGGCgcagggcacatgctcgggctcccaggcagggCGCCTAGCCTGTCCCATCCTGCAGCTGGGGTAAGGCCTGGGGGTGGccgagtgagaagcctggtctttccagccacactgccctccgggtccacccttgtgtgggcctggccgctgtgcactcccctgcctgtccaggcccctgcccctcccccttcctgaccctgcgtgtctgtcctgggaccccatcctctcccatgcTCCCGactaggaagtccccagtcgccAGCCCGCCCATGcgaatccaaagatgagtgacctgctgggctctcccTGCCCCAAGGCCTAAACGcctcctccacccattttgtGCACATAGGCAGTGCCCCCTCCTGGCCCAGTGAACGCTCACTTTCTCAGATCCTCCTCTGGCCCCTTGTCATGCCCCCCATTACATGAGGAGGCCGTGAGGGTATCACCCGTGATGCTTCCCGGCtgtgacctgcggatgacgcctgaagtgactgcccgaCTCCACACGGGATGGGGTCCCAgtactgtgtctgcttccttcactcagttatgctaagtgaCCCCAACgggtctgcacaaagtgggtGCTGCATACCTATTGTGGCTGAAGGAAGTCCTACCCGAACCttcccaggtacccctctgctgtccccagaggtccCTCGTTGTGGCCATGATGAGGACAAGGACCGGGCACAGCCCCAGGGAATCGTGAGCCTCCATTCCAaaaggctgcttcccatgtgcttttccaagtGAGCCAGGCTtcaggccactgacgggtgaggccaaaggcttttcatcgggTAAAGAGAagtaagccccgaagtggcccagcttggccggccgtcctttctgcactgccgggcgccaggggagcccctctaagctcctcccatgttccccatgggcaccctagcaGGCTGAtcgccagccaccctgcccgtcagaggagcacgctgaggctcagacacatgtggggacactcaagacacaccgtgggctgtgggcagaggcccgactgtgccgaggagggggtgggtgctcaccgggggagccgctggcccgtggtGGGCTGGTCAGCGTcctcgggagggagggtggcctcgggagcgctccggctggtgtttggagctggTTCCACTCGTCCCGTgtgctttctccccttcctcctcacgcctgtccggggagccctgcgcttggggacctcagtcccatggacagatggctcaggttcacgctgaggggggcagcagggagatAGTCGGTGGGAAACCCAGGAACCACCAGgagggaggtttgcagctcacccgagagcccccagcgCCCTGGGATGcaagcaaggagaggcacggactgcccccgggagcgaggttccaggccctctggagtgggtctGTTGACCAGTCTCGTGGGGCAGTCCTGGGGTGTAGGCAGCCTGCCCCgggtccagggagatggagtaggtaAATCCATCCATGAGCTCCTCCTCACTCCCCAGTGTGGAGCTCTTCACAGCCGTAGCCTGGTAGCGGGCTAGGAGGCAACCGGGGCTGCGTggacctccccacagggggcaatgtggaacccaaaccctgcccccgagatcaggcacacagggccatctgcctagacctccagtccctgggggaaggagaggacaccccccaGGCTCAGGACTAACATGTGGGTGGAAGCTCCTGGTCCCGACACTCACCGCCCCCTCCTGCCCAGCCTtcagtcccccccatgccccacgcCCTCCGCACACACACAAGGAGCCGGGGGAAAGGTCAGCCCGGGACGGCTCACActcgtggcctggccctggagtggcccgctctgggctgccctgtgttacctcggggctcctcgggacaCACAGACAGAGGCGAAGGTGGTCTCTCagccaacgcccacagcgagcaggaagactcttcctctcggcttccctgactcccacgccttcagaaggctccgcacaacaagaccgcatgttgctctgtcgagcgcctccggtcaagtgagcaggactggggtctgcgaccaggagctgggttccgtccgggtcacagttcaggttctactgggcgtatcttcagtgacatcacttcttcaagggtccatttcctgggcccctccctgaaTTCAGACTCGCccccatgcccctctgggctgctgactgcccaccctcctggcccttgccgtGCATGAGTACAcagatctccaccagagccctcccctcgctctttggcaatgacaccagggtcccagctctgaggagacaagagctgagctcaggccgcTTTTTGTCACCAGTTCCCTGTCACGCTGaagccacagcagctgcccaatgtcccaacctgcacagggagggtcatgccagacattcctccctagggacacccccagggatacatggatgacccctccagctcctgggggctggtgtCACGTGTGTGCGAcgcacagactcagagatggaagaatgccaaccaggcttggcatggagcgtggaacaccacgcaagtcaggccggggtctgtgccttgtgatcttgggcaagtcggTCTCACGCTAGGCtgttttcaggtgtgcaccttgaaggggcagcaatgagaggagatacaggtgttgccatctactggcatccaccttccaaaggtccggGTTGCTCTCAAACTATGTGCTTTTCAGACCAAAcagtaaatgggtcagagtagcacactggaaatgaggtctatgctgcctctgaaatccgaggtggtccacccggctgctgtgccctttgtgtgtggggggtggaggaggggtccAGGTACAGCACCTTATTCATCACCTTAGGAGAGCTTGGCATGTCCACacgatagacttctagaaacttctctaagatgaaaggtccctgaatttttgttggatttatttcccaccttctgacacgtGACTGTGCTATCAACATGCCTAGATGAGctgtacttcctgatcactgggtccagtcAGCCTAGTACCATCactgggatgggccagtgtgacatcttctggaaggaaaaggagatgaaggttccttctgactaaatgacagcctaagtctggaggtctgatatgcctctgagatagttttctctccttgccggctgaaagctaactgccctgctggtctttactcataGGAGGAGAACagagagcattttcctgaccaatacttacacactgggtgcttggggatcaagtgatgaagccccacgtGCAGCAGTAGCTGCAATTTGAGACACTCCGATCACGGTGATAATCATGCACAGTCATCTCCAAGATCCATCCAtccgttttctgagtaggccccgtgagtgacttcaataagggtatgtggaaatcaccaccccgaCATCTTTCAAGTCCGTGGTGGTAACTCCAGTCTGTatcctctcctggaaggcattactgctttcaatatatacttcggagggagttctagaggcttgtacttgccctgccacacagcacgaactcctgcccggcacagtcccccgtggctagcaaggaggaagccgggagctctgcgtccctgaACAGCTCGaccctgtggcctctgacactgaaggagcggcactgcgggcacttggtcggggtggggggtgctgctcctgataccaagacccggtcctcgtccctgagatcaaatcacaaaacacaacgaccaggttttgaggaaaggaaagaatagtttattgacttgctagcaaacgagggagtggcaggctcctgccttagagaAGCACCGTCCTCCCGACACacaagcggtcagggcttttcgAGGGGAAACCGTGGGAGAGGGGCTagggtgcagacacatgaagtaggCAGCTTGCAAGGGcccaagcagacattcctgcactGATTCACtagctttctgtttttcttttctgctcctcctcagtccccgGGCACTGGATGCTTGCGGTTGAACAAAATCAGCTTTCCGCTTTAACTCTGACCCTCAGACGCAGAAAAtctagagaagaagaagaaactgccgccccgccccacccccgcccATTAGTGGACAAAGTTTCTGGGGCTGTTTGAGTTCACTTTCCAGTAAATGTTAGtgttcagttttgaacaaagatttGATTCCCCTTTTGTTCTATTACAAATTTATCTCTTACTGTTACATTCCCTTAAGAGCAGCCCCAAAACAGATCATGAAATGCCTTGAGGGAGAGTTTCTGACTTTATTCCCCCGAAGATAGCCACAAGTTGAAAAACACAGCTCTAAGCGTTTATTGGAATATCAGTGCTGGCTGACAAGACAGGAACTGCCATCTGCGGTTCAGATTTCCAGTGGACGTGGCCCATGTGTTCAAATTGTGCAAATGTTGCTGTTAGAATCAGCAAGGGAGTGTCTCCTTGCAACTGCCTGGAGCCGGCAGCCTTGCATTTAATACTCGCAGGCAGAATTTTctcaagagcccctcccccacttgtAGCACATGGacaagttggggaaatgagaagaggggaccCACGGAGGCCTTTATGTCCAGACCTACTGCCCCACTCCTTAGCTCGATGACATACACACCTCATTGTATCTGTTTTAATATATGTATTCAATAGTATATATTACACAGTATAATAATACCTCATGTTATTTATCCTTGAACCTCTCATGTATGAAGGGTTCCCAtgcatacaaaattaaatttgatatTCTGCTTATCCGTCTAATGTCAGTTTAATTATTGCACCAGTGAGAAGAACCTTGACCTTTTCTTCCCCAACAGCCTATGCACTCAGCATGACTTTGTCAAGGTACAACCATGTTGTGACTAATATCAATTcttcattctttgaaaaaaagGAGCAGGCCCAAGATGGGGTAACTCAGGCTAAGCCCCATATCTGGGCTTAATAATAAGCCgatatttaataataaagaaagacttaatacctaacctatTGTAGTTTTGGCCTATCTCAAGACTATGATCTTGATCAGTCAATTTGGAATTGCTAGTCATCACTAGTGAGGTAATTTGCCCCGTAGACTCCCACAGAAAGGTGTCTTAAGCCTAAAAGtatcttttctttcctaaaaagCCTTTCCTTCCCTACAGCCCTTCAGAACATGGGATATAACGCCTGTTTTTACTGAATGGCTGAATAAAACCAATTAATCGTCAAATTCACTCAGCTGAATTTTGGTATGTAACAATTTTTGTGACCCAATAATATTCCTCTGTACGGATATATCACACTTTCTTGACCTATTCATGCCTTAACGGACATTTcggttgtttccagcttttgactatgataaataatgttgctataaaattcatgtacaagttttttgtCCAAagatatgctttcatttttcttgggcatATACCTACGAGAGGAAGtaatgggtcatatggtatttctaggtttactttttgaggaactgccagactgttttccaaaatggctacaccattttatattcacatCAGTGTGAATATAAAGATTTCAtatttctccatatatttctGCACTTATTATCTCACCTTTTGATTCTCGCCATCCCGGTGGTtatgaagtagtatctcactgGGGTTTTGGTTTGCGGTTCCTCGTTGACTAATGGGGTCTTTTCTTGAGCCGCTTGCATGTCTTCCTCAAAAAAAATGTGAATCAGAACCTTTgctgtttttaaattgagttatttgACTTTTTATAATTAAGTTTTAAGAGGTCTTTTGATACTTTCTATTCAAGTCCCTTatgagatacatgatttgcataaTTTTCTTCCATCAGTGGATTGTGTTTtactttaatgtttaaaatttttcaggcTAGGCTGTATTTTCGTTAAATACATGAATTTACTCCAAATCGCCTTTCAGAGAGGTCACAAcgataattttgaaaattatcagCAAGAAAAAGCGTATTGTCACACACAGGGCAGCTCTAGACAATTGGCGTACAATGTTGTGCTTACAGGTAATATGGTACACTTGAACATTGTTGTGTAGGTCTCGCGCTGTGTGTTTTACTACAATAAGAAAATTAGTTGGtgtcaagagttttttttttaatgaagctttaaaaaaaaaaattaaaaggctttaaaaaaaagaataactcaTAGCCACCTCCTGAGCTGGAAAAAGGCCAATCAGCACTCCGGTATCGTCAGTAGGCAGCTCTCTGGGCCCTGATGGCCTAATTACTTCTCAAAGGCTCTGCCTCCTAATACGAATACCTTGGAGTTTAcgatttcaacatacaaattttcagTGGAACACAAGACATTCATAGCAAGAAGCTATGAAACCATATAAACACAGAGATAAGCTAATGGTGTGGGCACAACATCCAATGGCGGGTtgagagttaggaagggaagtcaCTCTTTCCTCAGGGAGCAGGAATATGACCAGTTAGAAGACTGTTCTGAATTCTAAGACCTGCTTGGAGTGAGGAGTGGAGATGGAATTTCACAGCAAGGGAGgtgaaaaaaataggcagagacaCTGTGACAATGGACAAAAAGGAGATTTGAGAAATGTAGGATGAAGAGAACTGggtgaaaaacaacaacaaaatcaagATGTACCTAAAATAAACAGGGATCTGGTGGGATCAGCTCTCAGAATACCAAGGGGTGTATTCCCCCCTAGACTCCTCCCAAGAGAAGGCTCTCTCATGGGAAGCATTCAAGGAGCAGCCGTCTACACATCCTCAGACACGCATAGTTGGGGAGGCTTCTCTGACCGACCCGACTATGCCTTTCTCAGCTGCCCAGCTGGCTGGTTCTGCCCCGCTCACCCACACAGATCCGACTGTGGGCTTCATCTTCTACCATCCACGGCTCTTCCCTCGTTCCAACTTGAAGAGTGTGTTTGGCTTGCTGGCTTcataccctgttggtgggaaatAACGAGAGACTTAGACCTGCGGGATTGGGCTGGGATGTCAAGATGGGAGAATACTACATTTAGGGAC of Manis pentadactyla isolate mManPen7 chromosome 15 unlocalized genomic scaffold, mManPen7.hap1 SUPER_15_unloc_1, whole genome shotgun sequence contains these proteins:
- the LOC130682272 gene encoding ral-GDS-related protein-like, with the translated sequence MRSCCAEPSEGVGVREAERKSLPARCGRWLRDHLRLCLCVPRSPEREPEPSVHGTEVPKRRAPRTGVRRKGRKHTGRVEPAPNTSRSAPEATLPPEDADQPTTGQRLPRSQPGSITGDTLTASSCNGGHDKGPEEDLRKPYPSCRMGQARRPAWEPEHVPCAIDASQLSSTLEGQVLHHLVQEEHLGPTVAELEEPRQTQLAPETRGGPVSSPEPVQELPETPVLERRPVSPASAPAEPEDVPAVASAQGPGPELEPHEPSGLGPRALAGMAPGVAEPGPGPEPTGPCAASPWDIPGLVSGPELEPRESSGAGPVSPAGMAQGLAEPEVVLEPTSPCAVSTRDLPRERVRTILAFAPRLVAEQLTLMCAELYSRVECGECKVYVERQPLREAIVLLAPNILNVIRQFGTTFHWVISSCLRAPSRMAQDRARVVEFWIQVAKECLALRNFESFRAIIFALQRPPVRRLESTWAHVSWKSSWIYKKLKKRNKGLKGKQLLKEARAMLRRWPPSPRASQDMKTQGMIPPLGLILYEALEKQQEHHVDVTDFLEEIVIYRFLARQYDLEPKEHFLSFFQRLKLLREEQSYGLSYHLEPPGQRAGRKGLLKFFRSLKI